The window TTTGTACAAActttaatttgtaaataaaaccTTGACCAACGTCTCTGTCAAACTCTGACCCAAACTGTGAGATAAAATAACCTTAAAATAACCTTTAATCACTTTATTTTTACCACTCTCCTGTTTATACCTGCTGTGCGTCTCTATCAATGGTCCCGcggaaccaaacaaaacaacaacagttccACCTgattaccaaaataaaacactaaaatacaacattattctaacattatttaaataatgacaGCGCTACGGAGATTAAGGCAACTGCACCTGCTTCAACCTtatctgtaaaaaatatattattattattattagtagtagtagtagtagtagtagtagtagtagtagtagtagtagtagtagtagtagtagtagtagtagtagtagtagtagtagtagtagtagtagtagtagtagtatgtgtcTTAAGCCTACCGAAATGCAGTGTCGTCAGCAGTGGACTGGCGGCTGATTGGATCAGACAAACATAAGGATAAAACAGTTACAGAttgttctttctcctctttctccatctcttctaCTTTTATATCAACACAGATGTCAAAGTCAAACAGAAAGGCCCTGGTgtaaaacacagacacatgaggATTAAGGCCTGGATCAAAGTCTAAGTGTGTGAACTTTGTGACCTCTGCTCTTTGCTCTGGTGATGTGTGTCAGTCTGTGGTGTGCGGGGAAACCGGAGAAAACATTCActatgtttatgttgtttttttttcagtacaaaACTTATAATTAACGCGAGATCTGTCCCTCTGCAGGACTCTGCGTGATCTGGGAGTCATGGAGCGTTTAAGCTCATTTCATCTTAAACACACCTGATGTTTCCACATGCATCCAGCCCAAACCCAAATAAAGGAGAGACACAGATgcttttaaatcacatttattataaactcttacagtaaaaataattagcttatttaatattttcatcCACTGATGCAGTAGGCTGTTTGAAATATACTATTGGGtctaataaatgaatgaattcaGTTTGTGCAGTTTAATGTTTCTAAAAAAGGCCACTGTTGGGTTTATAGCACCAGCCTCagtattcaaaataaaacagtgcaGCGACAGATAAAGTATAAGATATTTATGCTCAGAATCCAAAGAGCACAACAGACATTCTGCTACTTCCCGAAATGAGAAGAGACAATTACTAGAAACTTTGATGATAGTGATGATTTTTGGctcaaatgcatgttttattacaCAGACACCACAGCAAAACTGTAACAATCAACAGCCTGTAACAGCCCCCCCTCCTGGACACAGCCTGGTCCTGCAGGGGACAAACTGCTCTCAGGACTTAACAGTTTGACAATATTAGGCAGTGAGTCAATGGGATTTTTTTGGACAAACTTTCATTTCACGTAAAAGGTTATACTGGTGTCTGGTCAATAATTATTTTGTACAACAATCTGATTTTCAGCCAAAATGCTCCTCTCACCTGTTGACAGGGATGTAACGACATCCAAATCTCTCGATACGATATTTTCACAATAtgcaatatataatatatataatatatctcacagtatgatgtttattgtgatattttgttgAAGCTAACCAAACTGTGAATATGCTACTTTTTCCTTTCTGCACTGAAACAGAGTAAATGATAAATGTACAGGTAGttccctgttttttagctcaTGCTGCACCATAACAATGAATTTAAGCAAAGTGAGTTGTAAATCGATATAATGTGACGGCCACGATATTATTGTGTGACTTTTAATGATATGATATCACGATATGTCAGTTATTGTTAGATCCTTAACTGCCGAGTGCCTctgattaaatatgaaatagatTTGACTGACACGTGCTCTATCCTCCGAGCGTGTGTGAAATGCCTGTGGCGATGTGTTCTTTAGGAGCTTTAGTGAACCACTCGTACCAGGAGCCGTCATACACAGTCGCATCCGGGGCGCCGCAGATGTGGGCCGCAAGCACCATGTGACACGCCGTCACCCCAGACCCACATGTACCACACAAGGGCTTCTTCAGATCAACCTGCGCCTTTTGGAAAAACCTCTTTAGCTCCTCTGGAGAAAGCATCATGCCATCTTCATCCAGAAAATCATAGAAGGGCATGCACTTTGACCCCGGGATGTGACCTGGGTCCACACCTGAACGGCATGACATAAGATTCAGAACATACATTTCTataaagaataaaccttttacATGTGCTAATGACAGGAAAGAGCTAATCATGGcatgaacaaaaatatttcaaaaacaaattaatgtgaggctttttttatcaataaataTGAACTGGGTTAAAAATGTTGTCTGGGAACAACACAGGACACATAATATTAATGCAgagttttatacagtgcttttccagatgctcaaagtagTTTGACAATttcgtgcattattcattccacACTTAGTGGTAAGAGTttctactgtagccacagctgccccggggcagacAAAAAGAAGGCGGGTTATTTGTGTGTGATTTAGTCTGTGTTACTGTCCCCTGTCAACACTTCAGGATAGATGTCATTAGACAAACTTCTTTTGAGCTGTTTTCAGTGAAGTCTTGATGGATTGTTACATAAAAAGGTCCTATGAAAATGGAAAACTCTGTAAAATGCAAATAGAACTGATCAGAAACCTTCAACCCCATGTTTGTAACTCCGCTCTGTGTTATCAGACATCTACAATCCTCAAAGGATCATCAGGGAAGGAAGGAAATGCCACGAGGAAGTCAGAGCCTCCTGTATCTTATTTTCTACAGCTTTAATCTTTATATCTGTTTAAACACTGAGTCCTGAGCgtgggtggaggaggtggagtaaAGTAGTTGATATTTTACCTTCTCGTGGCTCCGCCTCTTTGCCCAGAAACCTGGCGTAAGGCCTCACGTCCACCACCTGGTATCTGTGAGATGTGATGTTCTCTGTCACGTCCTCAAAGGACTTGACCCAGTCCCGGTTCATTGTGGCGCTGAAGTGGGCCGCTGGGGGTTTGGTGTAGTCCTCTGTGACGGGATGTCCCTCCTTCACCCACCTCCTGAAGCCTCCGTTCAGCACAGACACTTTGGAGTGTCCAAACAGACGGAACATCCACCAGACCCTGGTGCAGGAGAACGCACCAAAGTCACTGGCGTCGTACACGACCACGTGACTGTCATTACTGACCCCGAGGTTCCCCACATAGTCAGAGAAATGCTCCTCACTGGGCAGAGTGTGGTCAAACTGGGACGTCCTGTCTGAGCAGTCATCTATGTCAAAATGAGACGCTCCTGGGATGTGAGTCTGAGCAAACTCCTTCTTTCCATCTCGGTTCATCATGGGCAGGTACCAGGACGTGTCCAAAACGCGCAGACTTGGTCCTACCAGATTACTTTTGACCATGTTTGCGAGCCATCTCGCAGAAACTAGAGCCTGGGTTTGCATTCCCATGTTTACTCACAACACAGTTACACAACTCTGTGCAAGTAACAGTTCACTTCACTTCTTCTGAGTTTTTACTGAGCAAATCAAAGGTGTCTGCTGCCGCCTGGTGTTGTGTGTAATACCACGCCTCTCTAaatcttttatttctttatctttGAAGGGAACCAGTGAAAGCCCCCAGACTCTCTTTTTCGTGAGTGTCcggtttaaaatacaatacacacaaaaaacaaacaaaacagtaagTGTATGAGTCCATAATAACATTACAGACAcgtgcaggtgtgtgtagaaaagttacattctcctccacctcctctagTCTCCTCTGCACCGCtctcccctccacctcctctagtctcctccacctcctctagtctcctccacctcctctagTTGAACCTAAAGTGACTCTCATTGGAATCCTCACTACTTAAGTCCCAGCGACTGCAGCGGATCattagtcagtgctagtgcagcctctgcagctccgtgagtgaattctggaggctctgagctttcacatgaggaaAACTatatgtgattgtagtaccttttttaaaacaaatttaatgTATAAGATAGTAATTCCTGTAATAATGATTTCAGTGTATTTACATTAGAGAATATGTGTAATTGAAATCAAATGTATAtgaatttaaatataatatgtatAGCTGTTATATAATTAGGTTAATTTAGGATTCaatttttgttatttcaatCAAGTCTACATGTATagaaagtatatattttaataaacaactaactaactattttatttattttttattattataaaattaaattaaaagttaaCAAAGTAGAGTACATAACAGAataataactaactaactaactaaaatgACGTTTTTTGCGTAACCCGGAAGTTGTAATTCCAGCGCGTGACTGTTTCCGGTGCCATTCACGTCTGACCCCGGCTCCAGGAGAACTGTTCCtctttaaacagtaaaagtctCACCTTCGTCCCTGAATTGTAAGTTTGATTGGGCTGATTTGGTGGACAAGTGTCTGTTTTTGCTTTTCCAGTTGACCTGTCGCGTTTACGTGAGTTAATTTGTAAATGTGATTAGTTTATTGTAAGGTCAGTGCTAGTTTAGCCAAAGAGCTGCACGGCGAACTGAGCTAAGTCGGTGCAAGAAATGTGCGACACTCCGTTGTGCCAGTTTGGATTTGgttgaaatgtgtgtttacGTTTTGTCTGAGGTGTAATTGTCTCTCATGCACCTGCGTTTCCCATCAGAGAGCTTATATTCCCCCACAGAGCCTACCGGAGGCTAGCGTAGATGCTAATGAGTTTGTACTATAAGGGGTGATGTAATTGGCATTGGACTTTTTTGTGAACATGCGGTATTTTACAAGCATTGTGTTGATGGTTCATAATGAAATCTGTGTGTCAGGGTGCTTCTTTCTCCATGTGTGATCACTAATGGGTGGCTGGTCACGTAGTGCAGTGTTGGAGCTGTACAGAGCGCTCCTCCGTGCGGGGCGTCACCTCCAGCACACCGACCGAAACTACTACCGCCGCGCCGTCACCAGAGAGTTCCGCCGCTGCCAAACTCTGAGTGGACCCCAGGAGAAGGAGGATGCTCTGAAGAGGGGGCAGTTCTTCTTGAACAGCAAACTGGGAGGGCTTATGTAGAGTAAAAGGTGAATCAATCATCTGGAAGCCATCTCCTAGGTGaggaaatgaaaacataaaacaaaactacatgtgatttttttcttttttagttgaAGTATTTCTAAACCTATATCCTCTCAGTGTCACCATGGCGGGTGTGAATGGAGATCGTAAAGGCAAGAAAGATGACAATGGCATCGGGACGGCAATAGACTTTATGCTTTCAAATGCCAAACTTGTCCTAGGTGTGGGCGGAGCGGCCATGCTTGGTATTGCTACACTTGCCGTCAAAAGAGTGAGTGATGATAATATTTCCCCTTAAATATAATTTTGAAAAGCATTTTGTAAGGGTATGTTTTCTACAGATGTATGATCGTGCTGTAAGTGTCCCCACAAGCCCTACAAAGATGGAGAAATCAGGGAAGAGAAGTTGGGAGGAACCTGCGTGGATGGGCTCTTCACCTCGGGTCTTAAATCGTGACATGAAAACCACTGTGAGCCGCTCCTTACAGTCTCTGCCTACTTCTTCACAATCTTTTCAACCAGGTCAGGATTCATTTGTAATGTGTCTTTTGTTTACCTTTTCAGTTTGTTTGCTGTTGATAAATAACTTGTGATCAAATTATTTTAACAGACAGCCTTTTTGGAGGATTCTT of the Periophthalmus magnuspinnatus isolate fPerMag1 chromosome 8, fPerMag1.2.pri, whole genome shotgun sequence genome contains:
- the LOC117375127 gene encoding thiosulfate sulfurtransferase-like; translated protein: MGMQTQALVSARWLANMVKSNLVGPSLRVLDTSWYLPMMNRDGKKEFAQTHIPGASHFDIDDCSDRTSQFDHTLPSEEHFSDYVGNLGVSNDSHVVVYDASDFGAFSCTRVWWMFRLFGHSKVSVLNGGFRRWVKEGHPVTEDYTKPPAAHFSATMNRDWVKSFEDVTENITSHRYQVVDVRPYARFLGKEAEPREGVDPGHIPGSKCMPFYDFLDEDGMMLSPEELKRFFQKAQVDLKKPLCGTCGSGVTACHMVLAAHICGAPDATVYDGSWYEWFTKAPKEHIATGISHTLGG
- the LOC129456459 gene encoding MIEF1 upstream open reading frame protein-like → MGGWSRSAVLELYRALLRAGRHLQHTDRNYYRRAVTREFRRCQTLSGPQEKEDALKRGQFFLNSKLGGLM